In the Candidatus Tanganyikabacteria bacterium genome, one interval contains:
- a CDS encoding putative Ig domain-containing protein codes for ATPTGPSPAPALMAALEWPGDARTRTPRPTPPMQREVPAAPPEQSLASPTPPPPRALAEVPAIGDQVSAAGDVVSVALGLGPAGAGASYRATGLPAGLRLDPASGIVSGRLPQSTAGVYRAAVSLVPATPGRPPQTRTFRWVVSSPRGPFQGRDRQIGPFRRDLAAHAPEAETIEDAQAWERSPFSREAAAGMLSEASEAADGAAASVAVVVCCVLLLLGRSPTD; via the coding sequence CGGCGACGCCCACCGGCCCCTCGCCGGCGCCGGCCCTGATGGCGGCGCTCGAATGGCCTGGCGACGCTCGGACGCGGACACCGAGGCCCACGCCGCCGATGCAGCGCGAGGTGCCGGCCGCGCCGCCGGAGCAGAGTCTAGCGAGCCCCACGCCGCCACCGCCACGGGCACTGGCGGAGGTGCCGGCCATCGGCGACCAGGTGAGCGCGGCCGGAGACGTGGTCTCGGTCGCCCTCGGGCTGGGACCGGCCGGCGCGGGCGCCAGCTACCGGGCCACGGGCCTGCCGGCGGGCTTGCGGCTCGATCCGGCGTCGGGCATCGTCTCCGGCCGCCTGCCCCAGTCGACCGCCGGAGTGTACCGCGCGGCCGTCTCCCTGGTCCCGGCGACGCCCGGGCGGCCGCCGCAGACCCGGACGTTCCGCTGGGTGGTCTCGAGCCCGCGCGGCCCATTTCAGGGCCGCGACCGGCAGATCGGCCCCTTCCGCCGGGATCTGGCCGCGCATGCACCGGAAGCGGAAACAATCGAGGACGCGCAAGCCTGGGAGCGCAGTCCATTCTCGCGAGAGGCGGCCGCGGGAATGCTCTCGGAAGCTTCGGAAGCCGCGGACGGCGCGGCTGCCTCGGTCGCCGTCGTCGTCTGCTGCGTCTTGCTGCTGCTGGGCCGATCGCCCACGGATTGA
- a CDS encoding transporter substrate-binding domain-containing protein — protein MLGLLAFCQAAFAAESPLRVAVAGSPPFVVATADGARTGFAVDVWKALARDRGLAYDLVPYPTVPEALAAVRRGAVDVAIGPISITAERAREVAFTQPYYRASLGILASTRPPSAWERMRPFLSATFGFAAGCLLLLLVGVGFLVWVAERRRNPDQFPPGLLAGVGNGMWLALVTMTTVGYGDRAPVSLPGRVIVGVWMLVSMVTASTLTAALATVFTVSHVTSPAIERPDQLAGRPVAVVKGTTGDTFAAAVGARVRRVAALDAAVAEVVARRADAVVFDRPALLHFLGERPELPLRAAPARFHSQNYGFALPLTSARLHDLNRSLLAFHESAEYGAVRDTWMPGAGETEGAASE, from the coding sequence ATGCTCGGCTTGCTGGCGTTCTGCCAGGCCGCTTTCGCGGCGGAGAGCCCGCTGCGCGTGGCGGTCGCGGGTTCGCCGCCGTTCGTGGTCGCGACCGCCGACGGCGCGCGGACGGGCTTCGCCGTGGACGTCTGGAAGGCCCTGGCCCGCGATCGGGGCCTCGCGTACGACCTGGTCCCGTACCCCACGGTTCCGGAAGCCCTGGCAGCCGTGCGGCGCGGCGCGGTGGACGTCGCGATCGGTCCCATCAGCATCACCGCCGAGCGCGCCAGGGAGGTGGCCTTCACCCAGCCCTACTACCGCGCGTCGCTCGGCATTCTCGCCTCCACCCGCCCCCCGAGCGCCTGGGAGCGCATGCGGCCCTTCCTGTCGGCGACCTTCGGGTTCGCGGCGGGCTGCCTGCTCCTGCTGCTGGTGGGAGTCGGCTTCCTGGTCTGGGTGGCGGAGCGGCGGCGCAATCCAGACCAGTTCCCGCCCGGCCTGCTGGCTGGCGTGGGCAACGGCATGTGGCTCGCGCTCGTCACGATGACCACCGTGGGGTACGGCGATCGCGCCCCGGTCTCGCTCCCGGGCCGCGTCATCGTGGGGGTCTGGATGCTGGTCTCGATGGTCACCGCCTCCACGCTCACCGCCGCCCTCGCCACGGTCTTCACCGTGAGCCACGTGACGTCGCCGGCCATCGAGCGGCCCGACCAGCTTGCGGGCCGGCCCGTGGCCGTGGTCAAGGGCACCACGGGCGACACGTTCGCGGCGGCGGTCGGGGCGCGCGTCAGGCGCGTCGCGGCCCTCGACGCGGCCGTCGCCGAGGTGGTCGCGCGGCGCGCCGACGCGGTGGTCTTCGATCGGCCCGCGCTGCTCCACTTCCTGGGCGAGCGGCCGGAATTGCCCTTGCGCGCCGCGCCCGCGCGGTTCCACTCGCAGAACTACGGCTTCGCGTTGCCGCTCACCAGCGCGCGGCTGCACGATCTCAACCGCTCGCTCCTGGCATTCCACGAGTCGGCCGAGTACGGCGCCGTGCGCGATACATGGATGCCCGGCGCCGGCGAAACCGAGGGGGCCGCGTCCGAGTGA
- a CDS encoding M28 family peptidase, giving the protein MSTPIPSIVRGAEPIMFDGARALALLESQVAMGPRCPGSPGHRRARGWLLEQLAAAGARDITVDDFAGDCAGVPVPLSNIAADLGPRGDAPVLLAAHWDTRPWADRDPDPARRNEPIPGANDGASGVAVVLEVARVARPAVPVRVVLFDGEDLGRDHVGYSQGARRFAGRLRGVLPRWGLLLDMVGDAVLEIPREAYSERHAGEIVRKVWDAARALGHEAVFVDRPGPGIKDDHLALIEAGVPMVDLIDFDYPWWHTLGDTPDRCSAASLEAVGRVVTATLESEC; this is encoded by the coding sequence ATGTCGACACCGATCCCATCTATCGTCCGTGGCGCCGAGCCGATCATGTTCGACGGGGCACGCGCGCTGGCGCTTCTCGAGTCCCAGGTAGCCATGGGGCCACGCTGCCCGGGATCGCCGGGCCATCGCCGGGCGCGCGGCTGGTTGCTCGAGCAACTGGCCGCGGCCGGTGCCCGGGACATCACGGTCGACGACTTCGCGGGGGATTGCGCCGGGGTGCCGGTACCCCTCTCCAACATCGCGGCCGACCTCGGGCCGCGCGGCGACGCCCCCGTCCTGCTGGCGGCGCACTGGGACACCCGCCCGTGGGCCGACCGCGATCCCGATCCCGCCAGGCGGAACGAGCCCATCCCGGGGGCCAACGACGGCGCTTCGGGTGTCGCGGTGGTCCTGGAAGTGGCACGCGTGGCGCGGCCGGCCGTCCCTGTACGCGTCGTGCTCTTCGACGGCGAGGACCTGGGGCGGGACCACGTGGGCTACAGCCAGGGTGCCCGCCGCTTCGCTGGCCGCCTGCGCGGGGTCCTTCCCAGGTGGGGCCTGCTGCTGGACATGGTGGGCGACGCGGTCCTCGAGATCCCGCGGGAAGCCTACAGCGAGCGGCATGCGGGCGAGATCGTGCGGAAGGTGTGGGACGCGGCGCGCGCGCTCGGGCACGAAGCCGTCTTCGTGGACCGGCCGGGGCCGGGGATCAAGGACGATCACCTGGCGCTGATCGAGGCCGGCGTGCCGATGGTCGATCTCATCGACTTCGACTACCCGTGGTGGCACACCCTGGGGGACACTCCGGATCGGTGCTCCGCCGCCTCGCTGGAAGCCGTCGGGCGCGTCGTGACGGCGACGCTGGAAAGCGAGTGCTGA
- a CDS encoding ABC transporter substrate-binding protein gives MPIRLSVFARRISTASVLGMAGILATVGCAPPPGQTAAGGAQQGPSGPAVKIGYIGPLSGSSSASGISARNGALLAAEHVNEAGGVNGSPIELLPKDDEGNADKGVAAAKELVEAGAIAVIGPNFSGVSARVVDEVLKPAGIVAISPASTAPSLSTLGATGYFFRTIPQDNLQGGVMAGLLSNRGHANVLVLNRTNAYGTGLAAQIKSHFEQPGNRTATVVDYGDTATPDYAAIKAKIPSGATAVGLVGYNEDGSSRPGSPTAATAASNGSSANRCATIRSSAWSATRPRSRASKALSPTLTGTRSPTSRRPTTSASRAPPTTSAPTPTTPSSCTPWPWWPARPAPRTRSRPTSRPWPPGESRSRATACRASGRPPSGSRSAAIWISTACRARSTSTTTAMSSRPSTSRGRSRAASWKTSPPSCASASATRRTRTWP, from the coding sequence TTGCCGATCCGACTCTCGGTCTTCGCGCGCCGAATCTCGACCGCGTCCGTCCTCGGAATGGCTGGCATTCTCGCGACCGTGGGGTGCGCTCCCCCGCCCGGCCAGACGGCCGCTGGCGGAGCGCAGCAGGGGCCAAGCGGCCCGGCGGTCAAGATCGGCTACATCGGGCCGCTCAGCGGGTCCAGTTCGGCCAGTGGCATCAGCGCCCGCAACGGTGCGCTGCTGGCGGCCGAGCACGTCAACGAGGCAGGCGGCGTCAACGGCTCGCCGATCGAGTTGCTGCCCAAGGACGACGAGGGCAACGCCGACAAGGGCGTGGCGGCCGCCAAGGAACTGGTCGAGGCCGGCGCGATCGCCGTGATCGGCCCGAACTTCAGCGGCGTCTCGGCGCGCGTCGTCGACGAGGTGCTCAAGCCCGCCGGCATCGTGGCCATCTCCCCGGCCTCGACCGCGCCGTCGCTCAGCACGCTGGGCGCGACCGGCTACTTCTTCCGGACCATCCCCCAGGACAACCTGCAGGGCGGCGTCATGGCCGGTTTGCTGTCCAACCGGGGCCACGCCAACGTGCTGGTCCTCAACCGCACGAACGCCTACGGCACGGGCCTGGCGGCGCAGATCAAGAGCCACTTCGAGCAGCCGGGAAATCGCACGGCCACCGTCGTGGATTACGGCGACACGGCCACGCCGGATTACGCGGCCATCAAGGCGAAGATCCCGAGCGGGGCGACCGCGGTGGGCCTCGTCGGCTACAACGAGGACGGATCCTCAAGGCCTGGGTCGCCGACGGCGGCAACAGCGGCCTCAAATGGTTCTTCAGCGAATCGCTGCGCAACGATTCGTTCGTCAGCCTGGTCGGCGACGCGTCCAAGATCGAGGGCTTCGAAGGCACTTTCCCCCACCCTTACGGGGACAAGATCGCCGACTTCGAGGCGGCCTACGACAAGCGCTTCCCGGGCGCCCCCGACAACTTCAGCCCCTACGCCTACGACGCCGTCCAGTTGCACGCCCTGGCCCTGGTGGCCGGCAAGGCCAGCACCAAGGACGCGATCAAGGCCAACCTCAAGGCCGTGGCCGCCGGGGGAGTCGAGGTCGAGGGCTACGGCGTGCCGGGCTTCCGGGCGGCCGCCGAGCGGCTCAAGATCGGCGGCGATCTGGATCTCGACGGCGTGTCGGGCGCGCTCGACTTCGACGACAACGGCGATGTCAAGCAGGCCCAGTACGTCACGTGGAAGGTCAAGGGCGGCAAGCTGGAAAACCAGCCCACCGTCTTGCGCTTCGGCTTCAGCAACTAGGAGGACGCGAACATGGCCCTAG
- the flhB gene encoding flagellar biosynthesis protein FlhB yields the protein MADAEKTEEATPKRVSDARKKGNVMRSQDVTTAAIMLVAIVMMRLLWPDVAEELQRLVQTHLGQFPEGDLSIESLWRILLEDATVVLRVLAPLLLALLVTGIVVNYLMVGPLFTTESMRPDLKKINPFTGVKRFFAARSFVELFKGILKMAIIGVIVWQVLADRYPVILSGLRMSPSVSGPLIAEAAWTLAVRCVIALIVIALFDFYWQRYDYKKSLRMSKQEVKDEQKQQEGDPNVKAEIRKRMRQAARRRMMQQVPRATVVITNPTHFAVALLYERDGAAPAPMVVAKGVDDVALRIRAIAEEHQVPIVENPPLARELYRVVELGDLIPPELYATVAEVLVALHAARPDRVAL from the coding sequence ATGGCCGACGCCGAAAAGACCGAAGAAGCGACACCCAAGCGCGTGTCCGACGCCCGCAAGAAGGGCAACGTCATGCGCAGCCAGGACGTCACGACCGCGGCGATCATGCTGGTGGCGATCGTGATGATGCGCCTCCTGTGGCCGGACGTCGCCGAGGAGTTGCAACGCCTGGTCCAGACGCACCTGGGGCAGTTCCCGGAAGGCGACCTGTCGATCGAGTCGCTCTGGCGGATCCTGCTGGAAGACGCGACGGTGGTCCTGCGGGTCTTGGCCCCGCTCCTGCTGGCCCTGCTCGTCACCGGAATCGTCGTCAACTACCTGATGGTCGGGCCGTTGTTCACCACCGAGTCGATGCGGCCGGACCTCAAGAAGATCAACCCTTTCACCGGGGTCAAGCGCTTCTTCGCGGCGCGATCGTTCGTGGAGCTCTTCAAGGGCATCCTCAAGATGGCGATCATCGGGGTCATCGTCTGGCAGGTGCTAGCCGACCGGTATCCGGTGATCCTGAGCGGCCTGCGCATGAGCCCGTCCGTGTCGGGACCGCTGATCGCCGAGGCCGCCTGGACGCTGGCCGTGCGCTGCGTGATCGCGCTCATCGTGATCGCCTTGTTCGACTTCTACTGGCAGCGGTACGACTACAAGAAATCCCTCCGTATGAGCAAGCAGGAGGTCAAGGACGAGCAGAAGCAGCAGGAAGGCGATCCCAACGTCAAGGCGGAGATCCGCAAGCGCATGCGCCAGGCGGCGCGGCGCAGGATGATGCAGCAGGTTCCTCGCGCCACCGTCGTCATCACGAACCCGACGCACTTCGCGGTGGCGCTCCTGTACGAACGCGACGGCGCGGCGCCGGCCCCGATGGTGGTCGCCAAGGGCGTCGACGACGTGGCCCTGCGCATCCGGGCGATCGCCGAGGAGCACCAGGTGCCGATCGTCGAGAACCCGCCACTGGCCCGCGAACTCTACCGGGTCGTCGAACTGGGCGACCTCATCCCGCCGGAACTCTACGCCACCGTCGCCGAGGTCCTGGTGGCCCTGCACGCCGCGCGGCCGGATCGCGTGGCGCTGTAG